One part of the Ziziphus jujuba cultivar Dongzao chromosome 2, ASM3175591v1 genome encodes these proteins:
- the LOC132800683 gene encoding receptor-like protein EIX2, whose product MEAITWLPLMFLILCSVRGELLPNIGAHLMNCMESDREALIDFKNGLHDPANRLSSWKGSNCCHWRGISCENTTGAVIAVDLRNPHPTYNYNDESLDSGAIPLNLANLSSLQYLDVSCDDIWEESSLFVDNLKCSSGSIPPPTFLNLISLVVLDLSDNQFLPKVLDFLVNVSSLVTLDMSNNWLDGRIPLDFSELPNLQFLYLGASGLSESCHQMLGGRWEKIQDLDFGRNDLHRKLPSSIGNLTFLSHLDLSGNSVDGGIPSSIGKLCNLILLDVSDNYINETLPKFLEGIEICLSRKPFPILQSFDLSYNYLVGNLPEWLGHIENLVELDLSLNYLNGQIPAFFGSLQNLSRGPLPSLQYLDLSDDYLVGNLPEWLCQLENLVNLNLWCNSLNGSIAASFGSLQNLSRRPLPNLQSLDLSDNHLVGKLPKWLAQLENLIELDLSNNSLYGPIPTSFGILQQNLTILLLGGNELNGTLLESLGQLSGLRKFNVSSNQLTGLFSCNEFLPFGSFISDLAQVTKAGNIVPGLEVFDLSNNNLRGSIPSSIGNCSDLSALDISNNHLSGTIRTFLGQLRGLKTLHLNDNRLYGQLPSSFQNLSSLATLNLGNNRLNGRIPPWIGKVFESLRILGLRPNSFSRELPVCYQI is encoded by the exons ATGGAAGCAATTACATGGCTTCCATTAATGTTTCTGATTCTGTGCTCTGTGAGAGGAGAACTTCTCCCCAACATTGGTGCTCACCTGATGAATTGCATGGAGTCGGACCGAGAAGCTCTCATTGACTTCAAGAATGGCCTTCATGATCCTGCAAACAGGCTTTCTTCATGGAAGGGAAGCAACTGTTGTCATTGGCGGGGAATAAGTTGTGAAAACACTACTGGAGCTGTTATTGCAGTTGATCTCCGGAATCCACATCCAACTTATAATTACAATGATGAATCTCTCGACAG TGGTGCGATTCCGTTAAATTTAGCGAACCTTTCAAGCTTGCAGTATCTTGATGTTTCTTGTGATGATATTTGGGAAGAGTCTAGTTTATTTGTTGATAATCTTAAATG CTCATCTGGTTCCATTCCACCTCCtacctttttaaatttaatttcactTGTTGTCCTAGATCTTAGTGATAACCAATTCCTTCCAAAAGTCCTCGATTTTCTTGTCAATGTTAGCAGCCTTGTTACTTTGGATATGAGCAATAATTGGTTGGATGGAAGAATTCCACTTGATTTTAGTGAACTCCCAAATTTGCAGTTTTTATATCTGGGAGCCAGTGGTCTTTCAGAAAGTTGTCATCAAATGTTGGGGGGACGATGGGAGAAGATACAAGACCTTGACTTCGGTAGGAATGATCTCCATAGGAAACTTCCTTCTTCCATTGGAAACCTGACATTTCTCAGTCACTTAGATCTTTCTGGCAATAGTGTTGACGGTGGGATTCCAAGCTCAATCGGAAAACtttgcaatttgattttgttagaTGTGTCTGATAATTACATCAATGAAACTTTACCAAAATTCCTTGAAGGAATAGAAATTTGCCTTTCTAGGAAGCCATTTCCTATTCTACAATCTTTCGACTTGTCATATAATTACCTGGTTGGTAATTTACCAGAATGGTTGGGTCACATTGAGAATCTTGTTGAGCTTGATTTGTCCTTGAACTATCTAAATGGTCAAATCCCAGCTTTTTTCGGATCACTCCAAAATCTTTCTAGGGGGCCACTGCCTAGTCTACAATATTTGGACTTGTCAGATGATTACCTGGTTGGCAATTTACCAGAATGGTTGTGTCAACTTGAGAATCTTGTAAACCTTAATTTATGGTGTAACTCTCTAAATGGCTCTATCGCAGCTTCTTTCGGATCACTCCAAAATCTTTCCAGGAGGCCACTACCAAATCTGCAATCCTTGGACCTGTCAGACAATCATTTGGTTGGTAAATTACCAAAGTGGCTGGCTCAGCTCGAGAATCTTATTGAGCTTGATTTGTCCAATAACTCTCTATATGGTCCCATCCCAACTTCTTTTGGAATATTACAGCAAAATCTTACTATTCTGCTTCTAGGAGGGAATGAGCTAAATGGGACCCTCCTAGAAAGTTTGGGACAGCTTTCTGGGTTGCGTAAATTTAATGTTTCATCCAATCAATTGACAG GTCTCTTCTCTTGCAATGAGTTCCTGCCATTTGGGTCCTTCATTTCCGACTTGGCTCAAGTCACAAAAGCAG GCAACATTGTTCCTGGACTTGAAGTCTTTGATCTTTCCAATAACAACTTAAGAGGAAGTATTCCATCAAGCATTGGAAATTGTTCTGATCTCTCTGCACTAGACATCAGTAATAACCATTTGTCTGGAACCATTCGTACCTTCTTGGGTCAATTAAGAGGGCTTAAAACATTGCACCTAAATGACAACAGGCTCTATGGACAGCTCCCATCATCTTTCCAAAACTTATCGAGTTTGGCGACCCTAAATCTTGGAAACAACAGATTAAACGGTAGAATTCCACCATGGATTGGGAAAGTATTTGAAAGTCTAAGAATTCTTGGCTTGAGGCCTAATTCCTTTTCAAGAGAACTTCCGGTCTGTTATCAAATTTAA